A stretch of the Archangium violaceum genome encodes the following:
- a CDS encoding TetR/AcrR family transcriptional regulator, producing the protein MPTSTFFRLPDERRDRLVNEAIIEFSERSYTEASLSQIASRASIPKGSVYQYFEDKLDLYRWLLTEEAPRRKREFIGAAPPEGDFWARLETFIERGMAFLVEHPRLARLSAAAAAPTAVVEVRGLYKAICEAGIVELRAVLEEGTRDGALDAPDLDIATRFVSTVIGPGLTDVILHELGAELHEVLASDSLRKRLNLKRRRALARQAILFIRNGLGSERKTR; encoded by the coding sequence ATGCCTACGAGCACCTTCTTCCGGCTCCCGGACGAGCGCAGGGACCGCCTCGTGAACGAGGCCATCATCGAGTTCTCCGAGCGGAGCTACACCGAGGCCTCGCTCTCGCAGATCGCGAGCCGCGCGAGCATCCCCAAGGGCAGCGTCTACCAGTACTTCGAGGACAAGCTCGACCTGTACCGCTGGCTCCTCACCGAGGAGGCCCCGCGCCGCAAGCGTGAGTTCATCGGCGCGGCGCCCCCGGAGGGCGACTTCTGGGCTCGTCTCGAGACGTTCATCGAGCGCGGCATGGCGTTCCTCGTCGAGCACCCGCGTCTGGCCCGGCTCTCCGCGGCCGCCGCCGCGCCGACGGCGGTGGTGGAGGTGCGCGGCCTCTACAAGGCCATCTGCGAGGCCGGCATCGTGGAGCTTCGCGCCGTCCTGGAGGAGGGGACCCGAGATGGTGCCCTCGACGCGCCGGACCTCGACATCGCCACCCGCTTCGTCTCCACCGTCATCGGCCCCGGCCTGACGGATGTGATCCTCCACGAACTCGGCGCCGAGCTCCACGAGGTCCTCGCCTCGGACTCCCTGCGCAAGCGACTGAACCTCAAGCGCCGGCGGGCCCTCGCCCGCCAGGCCATCCTCTTCATCCGCAACGGACTGGGCTCGGAAAGGAAGACACGATGA
- a CDS encoding M4 family metallopeptidase produces MNTNWKRSLAGVCLITLGSACGGESDAGALEGAGETKTGLSAQVVTEGPGGVPTFIRGNFGSVKTSLARSGLRGKSLAAEAEQALAPVLNGVAPLFRLSPKELRVRSARVDEVGITHVRYDQVRNGVRVVGGELILHVDASGGVYAVNGSARGAPEPMTLARMTPEAAAVAALEGISTLKPEGEAQLVYFLDAQGTLSLAYEQIRSGERDGEPARDIVYVDAASGRVLDVHPQLHSAQNRRVHTANNGSALPGTLRRAEGNGAVGDAHVDQNYDHIGTTYACYETIFARDSFNDAGATITSTVHYGNNYVNAFWNGTQIVFGDGDNFNSGQLGRDLDVVSHEFTHAVTQYDSGLVYRNDSGALNESLSDIAAAICESWARGTVDADVWKIGEDIWTPGTAGDALRYMANPTQDGSSRDYYPERYVGTADNGGVHWNSGIPNLAFKLLVTGGSHPRGKTAVNVAGVGMNRAAQTFYFANQNYFTANINMSDARALTIQAAADRYPADTVNAVRDAWSAVGVQ; encoded by the coding sequence TTGAATACGAACTGGAAGCGCAGTCTGGCGGGAGTGTGCCTCATCACCCTGGGTTCAGCGTGCGGCGGTGAGTCCGACGCCGGTGCGTTGGAGGGGGCCGGGGAGACGAAGACAGGCCTGTCGGCCCAGGTTGTCACCGAGGGACCAGGAGGGGTGCCCACGTTCATCCGCGGGAACTTCGGCTCGGTGAAGACGTCGCTGGCCCGCTCCGGGTTGCGTGGCAAGAGCCTGGCGGCCGAGGCCGAGCAGGCGTTGGCGCCCGTGCTCAACGGCGTTGCCCCCCTGTTCCGCCTGAGTCCCAAGGAGCTGCGCGTGCGCTCCGCGCGCGTGGACGAGGTCGGCATCACCCACGTGCGTTACGACCAGGTACGCAACGGGGTGCGCGTGGTGGGCGGCGAGCTCATCCTTCACGTGGACGCGTCGGGTGGGGTGTACGCGGTGAATGGCTCGGCCCGGGGCGCGCCCGAGCCGATGACGCTGGCGCGCATGACGCCGGAGGCCGCGGCCGTCGCTGCGCTGGAGGGCATCTCCACGCTGAAGCCCGAGGGCGAGGCCCAGTTGGTGTACTTCCTGGATGCCCAGGGCACGCTGTCGCTGGCCTATGAGCAGATCCGCTCGGGCGAGCGCGACGGCGAGCCGGCGCGGGACATCGTGTATGTGGATGCCGCCAGCGGCCGCGTGCTGGACGTGCACCCGCAGCTCCACTCGGCCCAGAACCGGCGTGTCCACACCGCCAACAACGGCTCGGCCCTGCCCGGCACGCTGCGGCGCGCGGAGGGCAACGGCGCGGTCGGTGACGCCCACGTGGACCAGAACTACGACCACATCGGCACGACGTATGCCTGCTACGAGACCATCTTCGCGCGTGACTCGTTCAACGACGCGGGCGCCACCATCACCAGCACCGTCCACTACGGCAACAACTACGTCAACGCCTTCTGGAACGGCACGCAGATCGTCTTCGGCGACGGTGACAACTTCAACTCCGGCCAGCTGGGCCGCGACCTGGACGTGGTCTCGCACGAGTTCACCCACGCGGTGACCCAGTACGATTCCGGCCTCGTCTACCGCAACGACTCCGGCGCGCTCAACGAGAGCTTGTCGGACATCGCGGCGGCCATCTGCGAGAGCTGGGCGCGTGGCACCGTGGACGCCGACGTGTGGAAGATCGGCGAGGACATCTGGACGCCGGGTACCGCGGGCGACGCCCTGCGCTACATGGCCAACCCGACGCAGGACGGCTCGTCCCGTGACTACTACCCGGAGCGCTACGTCGGCACCGCGGACAACGGTGGCGTGCACTGGAACTCGGGCATCCCCAACCTCGCCTTCAAGCTGCTCGTCACCGGCGGCTCGCACCCGCGAGGCAAGACGGCCGTCAACGTGGCCGGCGTGGGCATGAACCGCGCGGCGCAGACCTTCTACTTCGCCAACCAGAACTACTTCACCGCCAACATCAACATGTCCGATGCACGCGCCCTCACCATCCAGGCGGCGGCGGACCGGTACCCGGCGGACACCGTCAACGCCGTCCGCGACGCGTGGAGCGCCGTGGGTGTGCAGTGA
- a CDS encoding SDR family NAD(P)-dependent oxidoreductase, whose translation MIRHDFTGRVAFVIGGTSGIGLASARAFARAGASVALAARGEEAGREARAALEAEGARVLFFSTDVRDEASVARAVEGTVKHFGRLDFAVNSAGAGDMAPLEKTNQDVWDDVMAVNARGVWLAMRHEIPAMLATGGGSIVNISSIFGLAGRAEYHAYVASKHAVVGMTRSVALEFATRGIRVNALCAGATRTDGMRKAETFMPDIVRGLVSQHPMGRMATEEEIASSVLWLCSDGAGFVTGTPLAVDGGFLAA comes from the coding sequence ATGATTCGCCATGACTTCACCGGACGCGTCGCCTTCGTCATCGGAGGCACCTCCGGAATCGGCCTCGCCTCGGCGCGAGCCTTCGCCCGGGCGGGCGCCAGCGTCGCGCTCGCCGCCCGGGGCGAGGAGGCGGGACGTGAGGCCCGCGCGGCCCTGGAGGCCGAAGGCGCCCGCGTCCTCTTCTTCTCCACCGACGTGCGGGACGAAGCCTCCGTGGCGAGGGCCGTGGAAGGAACCGTGAAGCACTTCGGCCGGCTCGACTTCGCCGTCAACAGCGCGGGCGCCGGTGACATGGCCCCGCTGGAGAAGACGAACCAGGACGTCTGGGACGACGTCATGGCCGTCAATGCCCGAGGTGTCTGGCTGGCCATGCGCCACGAAATCCCGGCGATGCTGGCCACGGGCGGAGGCTCCATCGTCAACATCAGCTCCATCTTCGGCCTCGCCGGACGGGCGGAGTACCACGCCTATGTCGCCTCGAAGCACGCGGTGGTCGGAATGACGCGGTCCGTGGCGCTCGAGTTCGCGACGCGCGGCATCCGCGTGAATGCCCTCTGCGCCGGGGCCACCCGGACCGACGGCATGCGCAAGGCGGAGACGTTCATGCCCGACATCGTCCGGGGGCTCGTCTCCCAGCACCCGATGGGGCGGATGGCCACGGAAGAGGAGATCGCCAGCTCCGTGCTCTGGCTGTGCTCCGACGGCGCGGGCTTCGTCACCGGCACGCCGCTGGCCGTTGATGGCGGCTTCCTCGCCGCATAG
- a CDS encoding M1 family aminopeptidase: MDSGHVDVAPGELPPDIQRYHYDFNLTTREARSSLYFDVAPPGGDCITLDAPDNVTDIRWNTGQPVSVQPASGTLRVCGEPLFAGQVLLEGGITVPEQTYDFSPVGFTRTRDHAGNTFSYLLNWVEQCDRFGPCNDDPGQLARYVLEVTHADGEVTLCPGKRTRVNSTKTRCELLQTPAPTYSSFAVASNRAWSRNQWLDVDGTKLVFFEVPGGRLAASLSKSVMAGYVRWIKGLLGPLPYGEELRIAGAPTQWLGVEHPANIILREDLPDLPPREYADMTRHTLMHEIVHQWAGNRTTLADAYDFAWKEAIAEYLTYVYEVRNWPADAARTRAYWDRLARTAFYHPRPTDRPTPFLSYAMETYGTGSMLFFVQLEDLLPGGQDTIVQAIKEFLSGSPGTRGVADLQAELERASGRDLDAYFNAWVYGAGETDWPTFTVNTTQQNGELRVEVTQKTFFSGKIYPVSVVIQVKGPTQTVNVPVSFGLQPTEATTSATVPFGEPVVSVAVDPENRVVSWNQSNGLQSLEAPPQRWLF, encoded by the coding sequence ATGGATTCAGGGCATGTCGACGTCGCTCCCGGCGAGCTCCCACCGGACATCCAGCGATACCACTACGACTTCAACCTCACCACGCGTGAGGCTCGCTCGAGCCTCTACTTCGACGTGGCCCCTCCTGGGGGGGATTGCATCACGCTGGACGCCCCCGACAATGTCACCGACATCCGGTGGAACACGGGGCAGCCCGTCAGCGTCCAGCCGGCCAGTGGCACCCTGCGCGTTTGCGGCGAGCCGCTCTTCGCCGGCCAGGTCCTGCTGGAAGGCGGCATCACCGTCCCCGAGCAGACGTACGACTTCTCCCCCGTGGGATTCACCCGGACGAGGGATCACGCTGGCAACACCTTCTCATACCTCCTCAACTGGGTCGAGCAATGTGACAGGTTTGGCCCGTGCAATGACGATCCGGGGCAGCTCGCCAGATATGTCCTCGAGGTGACCCATGCCGATGGGGAGGTCACCCTCTGCCCGGGCAAACGCACCCGGGTGAACAGCACCAAGACGCGCTGCGAGCTGCTGCAGACGCCAGCGCCCACCTATTCCTCCTTCGCCGTCGCCTCCAATCGCGCGTGGAGCAGGAATCAATGGCTCGACGTGGATGGCACGAAGCTGGTCTTCTTCGAGGTGCCGGGTGGCCGGCTCGCCGCGTCGCTCTCCAAGAGCGTCATGGCGGGCTACGTGCGGTGGATCAAGGGCCTGCTCGGGCCGCTCCCCTATGGCGAGGAGCTGCGCATCGCCGGGGCGCCCACCCAATGGCTGGGCGTGGAGCATCCCGCCAACATCATCCTGCGTGAGGATCTGCCGGATCTCCCCCCCAGGGAATACGCGGACATGACGCGCCACACGCTCATGCACGAGATCGTCCACCAGTGGGCGGGCAATCGCACCACCCTCGCGGACGCGTATGACTTCGCATGGAAGGAGGCCATCGCCGAATACCTGACCTATGTCTACGAGGTCAGGAACTGGCCCGCGGACGCCGCGCGGACACGCGCGTATTGGGATCGTCTGGCGCGCACCGCCTTCTACCATCCACGGCCGACTGATCGCCCGACCCCCTTCCTGTCCTATGCGATGGAGACGTACGGCACCGGCTCCATGCTCTTCTTCGTGCAGCTGGAGGATCTGCTGCCTGGCGGCCAGGACACCATCGTCCAGGCCATCAAGGAATTCCTCTCGGGTTCGCCTGGCACGCGCGGCGTCGCGGATCTGCAAGCAGAGCTGGAGCGGGCTTCGGGGCGGGACCTGGACGCCTACTTCAATGCCTGGGTGTATGGGGCGGGGGAGACGGACTGGCCCACCTTCACGGTGAACACCACACAGCAGAATGGCGAGCTGCGCGTGGAGGTGACACAGAAGACCTTCTTCTCGGGAAAGATCTATCCTGTGAGCGTGGTGATCCAGGTGAAGGGTCCGACGCAGACGGTGAACGTCCCCGTGAGCTTCGGGCTGCAACCCACCGAGGCCACCACCAGCGCCACGGTGCCCTTCGGGGAGCCGGTCGTCTCGGTGGCGGTGGATCCAGAGAACCGGGTCGTCAGTTGGAATCAGTCCAATGGCTTGCAGTCCCTGGAAGCGCCGCCGCAACGGTGGCTCTTCTAG